The window AATGATAGCGGATCTTCTTGAATTGGTTAACCTAACGGATAAAGCAGATTTCTTCGTGGATAATTTATCAAGGGGTATGAAACAAAAATTATGTGTAGCAAGATGTCTTGTGCATAATCCTAAGCTGCTTGTCCTTGACGAACCCCTGTCAGGTATGGACCCGCGAGCTCGGGCAGATATGAAGAAAGTACTCTACACTTTAAAAGATATGGGTAAAACCATTATTGTCAGTTCCCATATTCTATCGGAGTTATCAGAAATATGTACGTCCATTGGCATCATTAACCAAGGTAACATGGTTATTAATGGTACGGTAGAGGATGTAACCAACAAGGTATATCATAATAAAACCATTGAAATTGAAGTCATGAAGCATCCGGATGCAGCGGAATTAATTCTAAAGGAGTTTAATTATGTAGAGGCTGTCACAGTGACAGGCAATCGTATTGAGGCGTCGGTGAAAGGGGATGATAGGGACATTAGCCACCTGTTACGTTCCCTTATTGTAAAAGATATCCCCGTCGTTACCTTAAACAAGAAAACCCAGAACTTAGAAGATGTATTCTTAGAAGTTACAAAAGAAGCTTAGGATGGATTAATTCGGCTTATTAAGCTTAGGAAGGATGAAACAATGAAATCAATTATCTTAAAAGAAGCAAAAATTCGAATGCGTACATGGAAAACAGTGGGCATGATTACCGCCTATATTATATTATTAGGATTAACGGTGGTGCTCATGCTTTATAATCAAGTCTATAACCGAAATGGTCTTATAAATTTTAGTAACAATTTTACAGAAGTGTTTATAGCCATTACGATTGTACAAGTGCTGATGATCTCTTTTATTGTACCGATTATTACAGCGGGTTCCATTTCCCTTGAACGTGAAAAACAAACATTGGATATTTTATTAAGCACCCATTTAAGACCCATGTCCATCATCATGGGAAAACTCATGACATCCATTAGTCAAGTGTTATTACTCATTGTAGCATCACTGCCTATTTTTTCATTTGTTTTTTTATTTGGTGGCATCAATCTGATATCCATTTTATATTTAGTGCTCTTTTATGTGGTAATATCCATATTCTTTGGAGCCCTTGGGGTATTTTTCTCCGTCATCTTTAAGAAGACCTTGACTTCTATTGTCATGACCTATTTGGTGATGATTGTACTTACTGTTGGTACGCTCATAGGCACTGCTTTATACATCGACATGACAAGAGCACATCATTATTATGAGCATGTAACGTTTTGGCCCCTTTACTTCAACCCTGGACTAACTTTCTGGGCGATATTGATGAAACAGTTTGGTGACATACAAAGATTTACATTCATGATAGGTCGTAATGAAAATTTTTGGTTAATCAGTACAGGTATATTTGTTGTCTTATCCATCATCTTAATAGGGTTATCCGCCTATTTTCTTAATCCTATCCGAAAAAAATGGAGAAAGCGATAAAAATGCCCCGTGTATGGAGATGATTTTATGGAGCAAATAGATAAAAAAATAAAACAAATGGTGCACCGTGTAAGACGTCGATGGATCATAAGCAGGTTAATCAAGTATTGCCTATATGGGCTATGTGGCGGCTTAATGATAGGGATTGTATTGGTGTTGATGCGTCTTTTCATACCCATCACGTTCATCTATACGAAATTGGGTATTCTATTGGCAATAAGTCTAGGAATAGGGTTCATCTATAGCTTTTTACGGTTGCCAAGCGAGTTGGAGACAGCTAAGACAATAGATGGTTTTGGTCTGAAGGAAAGAACCATCACAGCTATAGAAATCATGTCAAGCCAATACCCACATCCCTATAGAGACTTGATTAAAAAAGATGCTTATGCACATCTTAGTAAAATTGAACCCAAGACAATGATGCCTATCCTACCTCCGGTTAAAAGCTTGGCTAGGGTATTAGCTCTCTTAGGCATACTTATCATAACATGGATGATTCCCAGCCAACACGAATCATGGGTTGCAGAAAAAGAAAAAGTACAGATAGCTAAGAGGGAAATCCAAAAAGACGTTCAAAAGATTAAAAAAGAGATCAAAGAAGATACGTACTTAACAGAAGAAGTAAAAAAAGACTTGGAAAAAGTCATATCGGAGTTAAACAAAGATATTCTCCATGCGGATAATGAAAAAGAATTGGAAAAGCGGGCAGAAGCAAACCTAGAACTCATGAAGTTTAAAAAGGATCAAGCCAAAGAAAAAAGGTTCAAGGATATCACAGAAAAGCTTTTAGCTAACCAGAAATCAGAAGCTCTTGGTAAAGCTCTTGAAAATAAAGATTTCGATCTAGCAAAGAGGGAAATTAACAAGCTTATGGAAGATATGAGCAACATGTCAGATGAGGATTATGACGCATTATTGAGCAGTCTCTCTGAGCAATTAGAAGGCATTGACATGGAACAGTTATCTGATGCGCTTAATCAGTTAGCCAGTGATATGGAACTTACCAATAATCAGTTAGGAAACAGTCAATACGCTTTGAGTAATGGTAACAATGCATCTGATGGACAGCCTGGTGCATCAAATGGGAATCGTTCAAGTGAAGGTAACAGCGGTTCGAGCAATAGTGGCCAAAACAATGGTGGCAATAATGGGTCAGGCAATGGTAGTGGATCAGGTAGCGGAAGCGATTCTGGTAATGGAAACGGCTCAGGTAATGGTAGTGGTAGTAACGGTTCTGGAAATGGCAATCAGCAAGGCGGTAATGGCAATGGTTCTGGAATAGGAAGTGGACGGGGAAGTGGTAGTGCTAATCAAGGTACGGATGGACAACGGGTTGATGGTACAACGTCTGACGAACAAGTAAATGGTCAACGAGGTGACAAAGATTCAGATTTGCAATTGGTCCGTGAAGGTGTATCCATAGCCGGTGAAAAAATACCTTATGATCGAATTATTGGTGAATATGAAAGCAAAGCCTATGAAACCATGAACAGCTCCGACATACCTAAAGGTATGCAGGAAGTTGTAAAAGAATACTTTTCTGGGTTGAATTAATGTATAGAGTATCATAGTAAACATAAGATTGGACTTAGTTAATGCATGCATTAACTAAGTCCAATCTGTATAGCCATAAACCATCCAACTAATTTCGTTTCAAACAAGATTATATACATAAGTATTGTCATGATGACTTATTAAGTATATAGTATAATGAGACATGTACATACTATAGATAATAAATGGGATAAATGTATGAAGATAAGGGGCAAATGAGTCATGTATTGGATTATAAGTTTTGTGTTCGTCATATGGAGAATGTATCAGTTTTCAACCAACCGTGTTACAATAAATAAGCAAGTCATAAAAGATAAGAGGATAAGTGGTCTAAGCTATGTGCATATTACAGATATCCATGGTAAGATCAAATTTACCAATGGACAATTAGCCCATAAAATTAACAAAATTAACCCTAATTTTGTTTTGGTTACAGGAGATTTAGCCAATAACATACGTCAATACCCAAGGGTATTTAAAGCGTTAGGTACTATAAAAAGTCCAATCTATATGGTATTAGGAAATTATGAGTATAAGAACTTTGTTAACAATCCTTTTAAAAAAGAAATCATTAACTTTGACATGATTTTAGATGAAGTAAAAAAATACAAGCACATTCATTTGCTCATGAATGAACCCATGGTGTATCATCATGGGAATAAGGAAGTTCAAATCTATGGGTTTGATCAGTCACAATATGGTAATGAAGCTTTTCATATTCATAAACAAACGTCCATGTATCGTATTGTGTTAGCCCATTCACCCTATATTATGCATTATATACGAAAACATGGTATTGGCTTTAATCATTTATTAGTGGGTCACACCCATGGAAAACAAATTAATCTAGGTAAGCACGTGAAATTTCCATATGGTCATTATCACATTGGAGATAAACGGTTAAATAGCACCATGTTGTTTACCATTAATCGGGGACTTGGAACATCCAGGATACCCCTCAGAATAAATAGTCAACCGGAAATAAGAGTGTATGATATACAATAGTTAAACATCAAAGGAGGCTTCAACATGTATTATGCGCCTGTAACATCCCTTCTTTTTTAATGAGCTAAAAAAGAAGGGAGACAAAAATGAAAAACTTCATAAAAATAGATACATTAATGGTTAGGGAAATTAATCAGATGGCAATACCCATGCTCTTTAATTCGGTTATTGGGATGCTTATAGGTCTTATTGATATGGCTATGATCGGGCGAATATCATTGGAAGCCTTTGGAGCAGTTGGGTTAATAAGTTCCACCATTAATAGTATAACAGGTGTATTAGGTGCAATTTCAATCGCCTTTAATATTGCTGGTGCTAGATGTAAAGGGCAAGGCAATCCATGTGGATTGCGAGATATTTTTTTAACGGGTTCTTATCTTGCATGGATAATTGGTCTAGCGTTTTGGGTTGTTTGCCTATATTTTGGAACACCTTTGTTACAGTATGGGTATGGTTTGAAAGGAAATATTCTGAAGGAATCTGTTAATTATTTGCATGTATTCAGTCTGTCAGTTGGTTTGAATATGCTGCTATTCATGCATTCAGCTTTGTTTAAGATTCTTAATAAAACCAGGTACCTATTCATAGGAAATATAACAGCTACCATAACGAATGTGATATTAAACTATATCTTAATCTTTGGTAAGTTTGGTATAGAACCAATGGGGGTTAAGGGGGCTGGTATAGGTTCTGTGATTGCTTTAACATTGAATTTGATTATTTATGTCATGATTGTACAGAGGCATCAATTCGTATCCTATGGTATATTGTCTATCAAAAAATTTGTTGCAGTAGGAAGAGTGCTTATAAATGATTCATTCCCCCTTATGGGTCAAGAGGTTCTTGAATCAACTATTCTAGTTGTATGTATTAATGCTATTTTATCCCGTATAGGCGTCCTTGAAGTATCTATCTATACTTTTTTATTGGGCATGATGAACATACTTCTTATGCCCATGTATGCATACGCTTCTACATCATTAACATTTGTCAGTGAACACCGCGGAAAAAGAGATTACAGTAAAATAATGCATATTCCAAGATGTGCTTTACGTCTAGCTTTACGATGGTGTCTAAGCCTTGGTATAGGCATATGGATATTTAAATATCCACTAGCTCATGGTCTTACAAATGATACAGACCTGATTACCCATGGTATCAATTATCTACTCATGGCAATTATCACTTATATTTGTACAATTCCTAATACAATCTATAAGTACAGCCTGCAAGGTATAGGTCAGGAAAAGTGGGTATTTCTCAATGGTATGGTCATTAATATATTAGGCATACTACTCATATATACCCTAAGCAATCTTATAAATTGGGGAATGCTAGGTGTGTATATGGGATTGTGTGTGACTTACATTGTATTAAGTGTACGACACTATAGACGTTATCACCATAGCATGATGGCCTTTAAATATTAATTGACGAAGCGTTTTTTTCAAAATAATCTTTTATATACACTCTGTTAGGACTAAAAAAGTCAAGAATCTTACGTATACCTGTGATTCTTGGCTTTTCCTTAATCAACCATTTACTTGTAAAATATGACATGCAGCTGTCATATTAAAAGTGGTATACTATATAATAAACAAACACATTGGAGGTGTTATCCTATGGAATACGTTACAATTACTAAAGACAATATTGATGATGAACATATATGTTGTGCCATATCGGATAAAAAATCTGTAGAAGGCTACGCAGCTAAAAAAGCTTGGTTAAAAGAGCAACTGGACAAGGGATATACATTCAATAAGCTCAATGTTCGAGGAAAAGTATTTATGGAATATTGCCCATCAGAAATTGCTTATTTACCTGTTAAAGCAGATAATTATATGGTGATTAATTGTTTCTGGATATCTGGTAAATATAAAGGGTCCGGTCATGGAAAAGAGCTTCTAAAACGGTGTATAGAGGATTGTAAGAAACAAGATAAAGCAGGGATTGTGGTTCTATGTAGTGATAAAAAACGACCTTTCATGTCGGATAAGAAATTTTTCTTGAAACAGGGTTTTGAGGTTTGTGATCAGACGAAGCCTTACTTTGAGTTATTATACATGCCATTACAAGAGAATGTGGAAAAACCTGTGTTTAGAGATACGGTAAAAGAAGGTGAATGTCAGGATAACGGAGGGTTTACAGTCTTTTATTCACATCAATGTCCTTACATGTCTTATTATGTAAATCTGCAAAAAAAGGTAGCCGATGAGCATCATATACCCTATGAAGCTATCTTACTTGACAGTAAAGAAAAAGCAATGGATAACCCCTCCCCATTTACCATATACAGCCTGTTTTATAAAGGTAAATTCATCACACAAGAACTGATGGCTGAGAAAAAGTTTACCAAGACAATAGAAACACTATGTGAGGCATAACCAATGGATTATATACCAGCAAAAACCATTATCCAAAGAAATAAAAATCCAGAATATTGGTTTGGTCATGACTATAACATGAACATATACAAAGGTTGTTGTCACGGCTGTATTTATTGTGACTCAAGAAGCGATTGCTATGGCATTGAAGATTTTGACCGTGTACGAGCTAAAAAAGATGCAACAAGCATCATTGAAAAGGAACTTCGTACCAAACAAAAATGGGGTGTAGTAGGTACAGGAGCCATGAGTGACCCTTATAATCCTTTTGAAAAAGAGCACCGATTAACAAGGCAGGCTCTTAAACACATTGATCACTATGGATTTGGCCTTGGTTTAGCCACTAAGAGTTCTTTGCTAAAACGTGATATGGATATCATCAAATCCATTAACGGTCATTCACCTGTATGCATTAAGATGACCATTACCACAGTAGATGATCAGCTAAGTCGCAAGATTGAACCTTATGTGGATGCATCATCAAAAAGGTTTGAAACTTTAAGGATTCTAGCAGATGCAGGGATTTTTACTGGTATTTTACTCATGCCTATCTTACCCTTTATTAATGATACATGGGACAACATTGAAGGAATTGTTAAAAGGGCCAGTGAAGCTGGGGTAAAATTCATATACCCTGGCTTGGGTGTTACCCTTAGACAAAATCAGCGCTATTATTACTATGAACAGCTTGATACAGCCTTTCCTGGCGTTAAACAGCTTTATATGCAGCATTTTAGGGATGACTATAGATGTCATAGTTTACACGCCAAAGAACTTGGTGAACAATTCCGAGCAAGCTGTAAAGAACATGGGTTATATTATAAAATGAGTGATATTATCAAGAACTACCGCTTACAAGCAGGGCAGGAGCAACTAACTTTGTTTGATTGATGCCTTGGGACTGTGTAAGTGGTTAGATTGGGAAGATAACATGACATTGACGTTCATCATTCGACATGGTATACTATAATAATCAAAGTTACATAGAAATGTTTTGTGAAGTAAATGAATACGCTTCTAGTGGTTATATAGAGGTTATTCATTTTCTGTTGTATTTCATGTAACGCCTTACATGAAAATATGTAAAGTGTTACACAGGAGATAGAGGTGAAAGGATGCATAATATTAAAGAGGTAGCTGCATTAGCAAAAACATCAACGGCCACAGTCTCTCGCGTCATTAATGAAACAGGCTATGTGAGCAGTGAAGTGAAGCAAAGAGTATTAAAAGCAGTAAAAGAACTGGACTATCGGCCCCTTAAAAGAGACGGAAAAACTAACACCAAAAGAACCATAGCACTTGTTGTCCCAGACATTGAAAACCCATTTTTTGCCAAACTAACAAAGGAAATAAGTCAGATATCCAATACGTTGATGTATAACATCTTGTTGATAAACGTAAGTGGGTTAAAGAACGATGGTGGCGATTTCCTATTGGACCTTATTAGTAGTCGGGTAGATGGGGTTATTTACACATCCTCTTATCGTTTTTTGGATGTTATCAGCCGCGTTAAAGGAAATAACATTCCCATTGTGGTATTAGACCGTGAAATTCAAGATATGGAAATAGACACCATTGTAGTGAATAATGATCATGCCGCATTTTTAGCCACGGAGCACCTTATTCAATTAGGGCATAAACACATTGCTTTTATAGGGGGCACAAAAAATATGGAAATTTCCATCAACCGTCATAAAGGTTACAAAAGAGCTTTAGAAAAATATAAAATGGCTTATGATGAGACGATTGTCAAACATGGTGATTTTACAATGCAATCTGGGTATAACGCTACAAAAGGACTCATGCAATCCAATGGACATATGACTGGGATTGTAGCGGCTAATGATTTAATGGCCATTGGTGCCTTTAACTATTTGAATGCCGTTGGCTATAAGATACCAACAGATATGTCAATTGTTGGATTTGATGATATCGATTTGGCTTCATCCATTACACCTAAGCTGACAACGGTATCTTATCCCATTAAGAGGATGAGTCAGCTAGCAATAGAGTCCATTATTAAACATATTTCAGGAACAAATTCAGCATGTGAGAGTGTGAGTCTACGGTCTAAACTCATTATACGTGATTCTACTGGTGCCATTGACGTAAAAGACTAATTAAAAGCTAGAAGGAGAATTGTTATGAAAAAGAAATGGTTTTATACATTATTGGTTCCTGGATTAACGATCATCATCCTATTTTTATTCATTCCCCTCATCTATACCATAGGCTCTACATTTATTGGGGATTCAGGATTTACTTTTAGTCGATATACTACTTTTTTTACAGATGGGTATTATGTAAAAATATTTAGTAGAACCCTTAAAATTGCACTGATCACGGCACTTATTTCTATGATTTTGGGCATACCTGTTGCTTATTATATATCCAGAAGTAAAAAAAGTATAAGAGGTGTATTAATTGCTTGTACCGTTTTCCCTTTGTTAACGAATTCCGTGGTACGTTCTTTTGCGTGGATGACCATTTTAGGGAAAAATGGTGTTATTAATAATCTATTAATGAATGTTCATGTTATAGGAAGCCCTTTAAAACTCCTTTATACGGAATTTGCCATTATCATCGGTACGGTTTATTTATTTCTACCCTTAATGGTTGTATCTTTAGTGGGTGTAATGGAAAATATCGAAAATGATTTATTGGAAGCTGCTGAAAGCTTAGGGGCTAACCGATTGACCGCTTTTTTTAAAGTGGTTGTTCCTCTTAGTGTTCCAGGACTTATCGTAGGAAGCGTACTTGTTTTTACAGGTGCTTTTACAGCATATACAACACCTCAGCTGTTAGGTGGGAATACAAATATTGTCTTGTCTACCCTGGTTTACCAAAGGGCCATGACACTAGGGGATTGGACAGGTGCCTCAGTGGTGGCAACCGTCATGATTATTACCACGTTAACCGTTATCGGTGTGATCAATAAATTAGCAGGTAAATTAAACGAAAGGGGAATTTAAATGAAAAGAAGTAGAGGGTTAACCTTTTTTACAATTTGTGTCTACCTATTTCTTTTTGCCCCAATAGTGATTATTATCATGACAGCTTTTGGGTCAGATGACGTGATTACCTTTCCAGTCAAGGGATTTAGTATGAAATGGTTTGCAAATATCTTCACATCGGATATGTTTATGAAAACCTTTCAAATTAGTATTCAAGTAGCTGTTATTGCCACAATTATTGCCTTGATTATAGGTGTTCCTGCGGCTTATGCTATGAGTCGATTTAATTATAAGGGTAAGGGTCTTATAAAAAACATATTTTTCTCTTCAATCATTGTACCAGGGATTGTTTTTGGTTTTTCTCTTTTTAATTTTGTGATTATCAAATGGAAATTACCTATTTACACCAGTTTATTAATCGGTCATACCATTGTCATCTTACCTTATATTATTCGAGTTGTTGCTTCAAGCTTAGAAGGTTTTGATTATTCCATAGAGGAGGCTGCTGTGAGTCTGGGAGCAAGCCGATTGAAAACGTTTATTTTGGTAGTATTTCCCAATATAACATCTGGGGTTATTGCAGCTTTCATGCTGGCTTTTATCAACTCCTTTAACAATGTGCCCATATCCATATTCTTGACAGGTCCGGGGGTAAGCACACTGCCTATTAAAATGATGAGTTATGTGGAGTATTATTATGACCCTACAATTTCAGCATTATCGGTGACATTGATGCTTATGACAATTGGGATTATGTTTATTGTTGAGAGAACCTTAGGGCTTAACTACTTTTCTAAATAAGAGATGGAGGTATAACATGTCATTAATAAATTTAAAAGATATTACGGTTTCCTATGATGGCAAAGTGGATATTCTAAATAAATTAAATATGGATATACAAAAGGGTGAATTGATTTCTTTGCTTGGGCCAAGCGGGTGCGGAAAAACGACAACGTTGAGAGTCATTGCAGGGTTTATTCAACCCAAAAGTGGACAGTTCATATTTGACCAAGACGATTATACAGCCATTCCTGTTCATAAAAGAAATTTTGGTTTGGTTTTTCAAAGCTATGCATTGTTTCCACATTTAAGTGTATTTGATAATGTTGCTTTTGGATTGAAGATGAAGAAAATGCATAAGAAAGACATCAAAAAGGCTGTGAACGACATATTAAACGTTGTTGATTTGGAGGGTTATAGCTCACGTTACCCTAAGGAATTATCTGGAGGACAAAGGCAAAGAGTAGCCTTGGCAAGGGCTTTAGTCGTTCAACCCAAATTACTTTTGTTAGATGAACCCTTAAGTAATTTAGATGCAAAATTAAGATTGAAAATGAGAGCGGAAATTAGAAAACTACAACAAAAATTAGGCATTACCACAATTTTTGTGACCCACGATCAGGAAGAATGCTTTTCCATTTCGGACAAGGTAGCGGTCATGAATGGGGGTATTATTGAACAATATGATACACCTGAAAAAATATATGCACATCCAGCCAGTGAGTTTGTAGCACGTTTTGTAGGATTTGAAAATTTTGTTACTCTAACAAAAAAAGAAGATAATCGATACCAGTCAACATCAGGTGTGACATTTGTTAATGACGCTAACCATGAGCATATTAAAATAGATGAGAAGGTCATCGGAACAATTAGACCCGATGATATTCAAATCTTAGATGATGATAGGACGTTAGAAACCAATAGGTTAGATGGCGTTGTTGAAGTAAGAACCTATTTAGGGAAAGAATATCAATACGCTATTCAAACGGAAGTGGGTACGCTATTAGCCAATGC is drawn from Vallitalea pronyensis and contains these coding sequences:
- a CDS encoding ABC transporter permease, which gives rise to MKSIILKEAKIRMRTWKTVGMITAYIILLGLTVVLMLYNQVYNRNGLINFSNNFTEVFIAITIVQVLMISFIVPIITAGSISLEREKQTLDILLSTHLRPMSIIMGKLMTSISQVLLLIVASLPIFSFVFLFGGINLISILYLVLFYVVISIFFGALGVFFSVIFKKTLTSIVMTYLVMIVLTVGTLIGTALYIDMTRAHHYYEHVTFWPLYFNPGLTFWAILMKQFGDIQRFTFMIGRNENFWLISTGIFVVLSIILIGLSAYFLNPIRKKWRKR
- a CDS encoding LacI family DNA-binding transcriptional regulator, giving the protein MHNIKEVAALAKTSTATVSRVINETGYVSSEVKQRVLKAVKELDYRPLKRDGKTNTKRTIALVVPDIENPFFAKLTKEISQISNTLMYNILLINVSGLKNDGGDFLLDLISSRVDGVIYTSSYRFLDVISRVKGNNIPIVVLDREIQDMEIDTIVVNNDHAAFLATEHLIQLGHKHIAFIGGTKNMEISINRHKGYKRALEKYKMAYDETIVKHGDFTMQSGYNATKGLMQSNGHMTGIVAANDLMAIGAFNYLNAVGYKIPTDMSIVGFDDIDLASSITPKLTTVSYPIKRMSQLAIESIIKHISGTNSACESVSLRSKLIIRDSTGAIDVKD
- a CDS encoding ABC transporter permease; the protein is MKKKWFYTLLVPGLTIIILFLFIPLIYTIGSTFIGDSGFTFSRYTTFFTDGYYVKIFSRTLKIALITALISMILGIPVAYYISRSKKSIRGVLIACTVFPLLTNSVVRSFAWMTILGKNGVINNLLMNVHVIGSPLKLLYTEFAIIIGTVYLFLPLMVVSLVGVMENIENDLLEAAESLGANRLTAFFKVVVPLSVPGLIVGSVLVFTGAFTAYTTPQLLGGNTNIVLSTLVYQRAMTLGDWTGASVVATVMIITTLTVIGVINKLAGKLNERGI
- a CDS encoding ABC transporter permease encodes the protein MKRSRGLTFFTICVYLFLFAPIVIIIMTAFGSDDVITFPVKGFSMKWFANIFTSDMFMKTFQISIQVAVIATIIALIIGVPAAYAMSRFNYKGKGLIKNIFFSSIIVPGIVFGFSLFNFVIIKWKLPIYTSLLIGHTIVILPYIIRVVASSLEGFDYSIEEAAVSLGASRLKTFILVVFPNITSGVIAAFMLAFINSFNNVPISIFLTGPGVSTLPIKMMSYVEYYYDPTISALSVTLMLMTIGIMFIVERTLGLNYFSK
- a CDS encoding SPL family radical SAM protein, with amino-acid sequence MDYIPAKTIIQRNKNPEYWFGHDYNMNIYKGCCHGCIYCDSRSDCYGIEDFDRVRAKKDATSIIEKELRTKQKWGVVGTGAMSDPYNPFEKEHRLTRQALKHIDHYGFGLGLATKSSLLKRDMDIIKSINGHSPVCIKMTITTVDDQLSRKIEPYVDASSKRFETLRILADAGIFTGILLMPILPFINDTWDNIEGIVKRASEAGVKFIYPGLGVTLRQNQRYYYYEQLDTAFPGVKQLYMQHFRDDYRCHSLHAKELGEQFRASCKEHGLYYKMSDIIKNYRLQAGQEQLTLFD
- a CDS encoding ABC transporter ATP-binding protein, translating into MLDIKGLRKNYKKFTALKGIDLHVDEGEIFGFIGPNGAGKTTTMRIVCGLLNPTSGEVTINGINALSHIREAKQYIGYMPDFFGVYDNLKVTEYLEFYASIYNIRGSEKDKMIADLLELVNLTDKADFFVDNLSRGMKQKLCVARCLVHNPKLLVLDEPLSGMDPRARADMKKVLYTLKDMGKTIIVSSHILSELSEICTSIGIINQGNMVINGTVEDVTNKVYHNKTIEIEVMKHPDAAELILKEFNYVEAVTVTGNRIEASVKGDDRDISHLLRSLIVKDIPVVTLNKKTQNLEDVFLEVTKEA
- a CDS encoding ABC transporter ATP-binding protein, which encodes MSLINLKDITVSYDGKVDILNKLNMDIQKGELISLLGPSGCGKTTTLRVIAGFIQPKSGQFIFDQDDYTAIPVHKRNFGLVFQSYALFPHLSVFDNVAFGLKMKKMHKKDIKKAVNDILNVVDLEGYSSRYPKELSGGQRQRVALARALVVQPKLLLLDEPLSNLDAKLRLKMRAEIRKLQQKLGITTIFVTHDQEECFSISDKVAVMNGGIIEQYDTPEKIYAHPASEFVARFVGFENFVTLTKKEDNRYQSTSGVTFVNDANHEHIKIDEKVIGTIRPDDIQILDDDRTLETNRLDGVVEVRTYLGKEYQYAIQTEVGTLLANAGNSKKYNQGDQVRLYLPSNKLILV
- a CDS encoding N-acetyltransferase, producing the protein MEYVTITKDNIDDEHICCAISDKKSVEGYAAKKAWLKEQLDKGYTFNKLNVRGKVFMEYCPSEIAYLPVKADNYMVINCFWISGKYKGSGHGKELLKRCIEDCKKQDKAGIVVLCSDKKRPFMSDKKFFLKQGFEVCDQTKPYFELLYMPLQENVEKPVFRDTVKEGECQDNGGFTVFYSHQCPYMSYYVNLQKKVADEHHIPYEAILLDSKEKAMDNPSPFTIYSLFYKGKFITQELMAEKKFTKTIETLCEA
- a CDS encoding metallophosphoesterase, with translation MYWIISFVFVIWRMYQFSTNRVTINKQVIKDKRISGLSYVHITDIHGKIKFTNGQLAHKINKINPNFVLVTGDLANNIRQYPRVFKALGTIKSPIYMVLGNYEYKNFVNNPFKKEIINFDMILDEVKKYKHIHLLMNEPMVYHHGNKEVQIYGFDQSQYGNEAFHIHKQTSMYRIVLAHSPYIMHYIRKHGIGFNHLLVGHTHGKQINLGKHVKFPYGHYHIGDKRLNSTMLFTINRGLGTSRIPLRINSQPEIRVYDIQ
- a CDS encoding MATE family efflux transporter, with amino-acid sequence MKNFIKIDTLMVREINQMAIPMLFNSVIGMLIGLIDMAMIGRISLEAFGAVGLISSTINSITGVLGAISIAFNIAGARCKGQGNPCGLRDIFLTGSYLAWIIGLAFWVVCLYFGTPLLQYGYGLKGNILKESVNYLHVFSLSVGLNMLLFMHSALFKILNKTRYLFIGNITATITNVILNYILIFGKFGIEPMGVKGAGIGSVIALTLNLIIYVMIVQRHQFVSYGILSIKKFVAVGRVLINDSFPLMGQEVLESTILVVCINAILSRIGVLEVSIYTFLLGMMNILLMPMYAYASTSLTFVSEHRGKRDYSKIMHIPRCALRLALRWCLSLGIGIWIFKYPLAHGLTNDTDLITHGINYLLMAIITYICTIPNTIYKYSLQGIGQEKWVFLNGMVINILGILLIYTLSNLINWGMLGVYMGLCVTYIVLSVRHYRRYHHSMMAFKY